The Flavobacteriaceae bacterium 3519-10 genome includes a window with the following:
- a CDS encoding putative exported protein, which produces MHTLIKNIVMRKLFIPTLAAFLMLSCDKSYEKTAQTTAETTTDHTAGHSSEHMADSAAQTNKNEMLAEMDEMMREMHSAKFSGNIDADFAEMMADHHDGAVEMSEILLQKGTDAELKDFAAKVVAAQNKEIAILDRFDDAVGVSAENVAFQKDLQRSMAAMMDKNIKIHNDIDKDYAQQMIPHHQSAVDMAKVYLKYGKQKELLKLCNDIISTQTSEIDYLKDWLAKR; this is translated from the coding sequence TTGCATACGCTCATAAAAAATATAGTTATGAGAAAATTATTCATTCCCACACTCGCTGCCTTTTTAATGTTGTCGTGTGATAAAAGTTATGAAAAAACGGCTCAAACAACCGCCGAAACAACTACTGATCACACGGCCGGTCATAGTTCAGAGCATATGGCTGATTCTGCTGCGCAAACCAATAAAAATGAAATGCTTGCGGAAATGGACGAGATGATGCGCGAAATGCACAGCGCAAAGTTTTCAGGAAATATCGATGCCGATTTTGCCGAAATGATGGCTGACCATCACGATGGCGCCGTGGAAATGTCTGAAATTCTGCTGCAAAAAGGGACAGATGCGGAGTTGAAGGATTTTGCCGCCAAGGTTGTTGCCGCTCAAAACAAAGAGATCGCAATACTCGACCGTTTTGATGATGCGGTCGGGGTATCTGCGGAAAATGTGGCATTTCAAAAAGACCTTCAGCGTTCGATGGCCGCGATGATGGATAAGAACATCAAAATCCACAACGATATCGATAAAGATTATGCGCAACAGATGATTCCACACCATCAGAGCGCGGTGGATATGGCGAAGGTGTACCTGAAATACGGCAAACAGAAGGAACTGCTCAAATTATGCAACGACATCATCTCCACACAAACCAGCGAAATCGACTACCTTAAGGATTGGCTCGCTAAACGTTAA
- a CDS encoding Dihydrolipoamide dehydrogenase of branched-chain alpha-keto acid dehydrogenase yields the protein MNYDIIVIGSGPGGYVAAIRASQLGFKTAIIEKESLGGICLNWGCIPTKALLKSAHVFNYLKHTEDYGLNKIENPGFDFSKVVQRSRGVATKMSGGISFLMKKNKIDVIMGTATVQKGKKVSVADKDGKNTEYSAQHIIIATGARSRELPNLPQDGVKVIGYRQALNLPEQPKSMIIVGSGAIGIEFADFYNSLGTKVTIVEFMPTIVPVEDEDVSKHLEKSLKKTGIEIMTNASVESVDTSGNGVKANVKTATGNITLEADILLSAVGITSNVEGQGFEEIGIQIEKGKVLVNEWYETSVPGYYAIGDILPTQALAHVASAEGITCVEKIKGMHVEKIDYGNIPGCTYCHPEVASVGLTEKQAKEKGYEIKVGKFPLSASGKATANGNTDGFVKVIFDAKYGEWLGCHMIGEGVTDMIAEAVVARKLETTGHEIIKSIHPHPTVSEAIMEAAAAAYGEVIHI from the coding sequence ATGAACTACGATATCATTGTCATCGGAAGTGGTCCAGGCGGATATGTTGCTGCCATCCGGGCTTCTCAGTTAGGCTTCAAAACAGCCATCATCGAAAAAGAAAGTCTCGGCGGAATTTGCCTTAACTGGGGTTGTATCCCAACCAAAGCGTTACTTAAATCTGCGCACGTCTTCAATTATTTAAAGCACACCGAAGATTATGGTCTGAATAAAATTGAAAATCCGGGTTTCGATTTTTCTAAGGTGGTGCAGCGCAGCCGCGGGGTTGCCACCAAAATGAGTGGCGGAATTTCTTTCCTGATGAAGAAAAACAAGATCGACGTCATCATGGGAACCGCGACAGTTCAGAAAGGTAAAAAAGTTTCAGTTGCCGATAAAGACGGAAAAAATACAGAATATTCAGCTCAGCATATCATCATCGCTACGGGCGCACGTTCCCGCGAACTTCCAAACCTTCCTCAGGATGGTGTGAAAGTAATCGGGTACAGACAGGCGCTGAATTTGCCGGAGCAGCCAAAATCAATGATTATCGTTGGTTCAGGCGCGATAGGAATAGAGTTCGCAGATTTTTACAATTCACTCGGAACCAAAGTAACTATTGTTGAATTCATGCCTACAATTGTACCGGTGGAGGACGAAGATGTATCAAAACACCTCGAAAAATCATTGAAGAAAACTGGCATCGAAATTATGACGAACGCGTCCGTTGAATCCGTTGATACCAGCGGAAACGGCGTGAAAGCAAACGTGAAAACAGCGACCGGAAACATTACACTTGAAGCAGATATCTTACTTTCAGCGGTCGGAATCACTTCTAATGTTGAAGGGCAGGGCTTTGAAGAAATCGGAATTCAGATCGAAAAAGGAAAAGTGCTCGTAAACGAATGGTACGAAACGTCGGTTCCGGGCTATTATGCGATCGGTGATATCTTACCAACGCAAGCGCTCGCACACGTTGCCTCAGCGGAAGGAATTACGTGCGTTGAAAAAATTAAAGGAATGCACGTAGAGAAGATCGATTACGGTAATATTCCCGGCTGTACCTACTGTCATCCCGAGGTCGCTTCAGTTGGACTTACCGAGAAACAGGCCAAAGAAAAAGGCTACGAAATCAAAGTAGGGAAGTTCCCGCTTTCTGCAAGCGGAAAAGCGACAGCCAACGGAAATACCGACGGTTTTGTAAAAGTAATCTTCGATGCAAAATACGGCGAATGGCTCGGATGCCACATGATCGGCGAAGGCGTTACCGACATGATCGCGGAAGCGGTTGTGGCCAGAAAACTGGAGACGACCGGGCATGAGATTATCAAATCCATCCACCCGCATCCAACAGTTTCGGAAGCGATTATGGAAGCGGCTGCAGCAGCGTATGGCGAAGTGATTCATATCTAA